In Candidatus Neomarinimicrobiota bacterium, a genomic segment contains:
- a CDS encoding LD-carboxypeptidase — protein MNYKFPPPLKIGDTIAVIAPCSAAQKDKVEEGLAYLTDKGFIVKIANNLSNANGNMAGTKEERIDSLHDFWADPEVKALFCVRGGYGIHRILPDLNYDLFRSDPKILVGYSDISALSCSILAKSNLITYSGPMVASDMGENFNLFSEEMLWRTLMGYPKIPNPSKQPLIAYRKGNAEGFIIGGTLTVLLPFLGTSYMPNLKGAILVLEDIGENPGRLDRHFHHLKFQGVFDQISGLVLGKFEDCFPNDKDSVESLKEILDSTLEDYDFPVLMNLAYGHINRRVTLPFGAMAKISTDPPQFELIK, from the coding sequence TTGAATTATAAATTCCCTCCTCCTCTCAAAATTGGAGATACTATCGCTGTTATTGCTCCCTGTTCAGCTGCACAGAAAGATAAAGTTGAAGAAGGTCTTGCCTATCTTACGGATAAGGGGTTTATAGTAAAAATTGCCAATAATCTATCAAATGCGAACGGAAATATGGCTGGTACTAAAGAAGAACGGATAGATTCCTTACACGATTTCTGGGCTGACCCGGAAGTGAAAGCTCTTTTTTGCGTCAGAGGCGGATATGGAATACATAGAATATTGCCCGATCTTAATTATGATTTGTTTCGCTCAGACCCGAAAATATTGGTGGGATACAGCGATATATCCGCGTTGTCTTGCTCTATTCTGGCGAAATCCAATTTAATTACTTACTCCGGTCCAATGGTAGCAAGTGATATGGGCGAAAATTTCAATCTATTTTCGGAAGAAATGCTCTGGCGAACACTTATGGGCTATCCTAAGATTCCTAATCCTTCAAAACAACCTCTGATTGCTTATCGGAAAGGGAATGCGGAGGGATTTATAATTGGAGGTACGCTTACAGTTTTACTTCCGTTTTTGGGTACATCTTATATGCCGAACCTTAAAGGAGCTATTTTGGTATTGGAAGACATCGGTGAAAATCCAGGTAGATTAGACAGGCACTTCCATCATTTGAAATTTCAGGGTGTGTTTGATCAGATTTCGGGCTTGGTTCTCGGAAAATTCGAGGACTGTTTCCCAAATGATAAAGATTCTGTTGAATCTCTAAAGGAAATACTTGATTCAACACTTGAAGATTATGATTTCCCTGTCCTGATGAATCTCGCGTATGGACATATCAACAGAAGAGTAACGCTTCCTTTCGGGGCAATGGCCAAGATCAGCACTGATCCGCCTCAATTTGAATTAATAAAATAA
- a CDS encoding nucleoside recognition protein has product MINIVWLGLIVIGISVAIINSIVNGDLEPLREITAAAFNMSKTSIELAIGLIGLMMLWLGLMKLAEESGLINIIAKLLRPIMVRLFPDVPADHPAMGAMIMNISANMLGLANAATPLGLKAMLELQKLNKNEETATNAMVTFLALNSSSVTIIPSTIIGIRVATGSADPARVIGTILFATTCSTIVAITLAMLLSKMKRFRLANAISEPNEQKA; this is encoded by the coding sequence ATGATAAATATCGTATGGCTTGGTCTGATTGTAATCGGCATTAGCGTGGCGATAATTAATTCTATAGTGAACGGTGATCTTGAGCCTCTACGGGAAATTACGGCAGCGGCATTTAATATGTCTAAAACATCCATTGAACTTGCAATTGGATTGATTGGTCTTATGATGCTCTGGCTTGGTCTTATGAAGTTGGCAGAAGAATCCGGCTTGATAAATATCATTGCGAAGCTTCTTAGACCAATAATGGTACGCCTTTTTCCTGATGTTCCGGCTGATCATCCGGCAATGGGCGCAATGATAATGAATATTTCAGCGAATATGCTTGGTTTGGCAAACGCCGCGACTCCACTGGGGCTAAAAGCGATGTTAGAACTCCAAAAATTAAATAAAAATGAAGAAACGGCAACTAATGCGATGGTGACTTTTTTAGCTCTGAACTCTTCAAGTGTTACGATAATACCATCAACGATTATAGGAATCCGTGTAGCCACAGGTTCGGCTGACCCCGCGCGCGTTATCGGAACCATACTATTTGCTACAACCTGCTCAACAATCGTAGCGATTACTTTAGCGATGCTGCTGTCCAAAATGAAACGATTTCGCCTGGCAAACGCGATTTCTGAACCGAATGAACAAAAAGCCTAA
- a CDS encoding spore maturation protein, translated as MFQSIIEGISAVAIPLIILLIPLYAYFKKIKVYEVFVDGAKEGFNVAVRIMPFLVAILVSVGIFRASGALSYLTVLLGPITNLIGMPPETIPMAFMMPLSGSGAIGVMSDLLNTYGPDSFIGLVTSSMMGSTETTFYILAVYLGSVGIKNGRHALPAALGGNVAGILAAVFISNIVFR; from the coding sequence ATGTTCCAAAGTATCATTGAAGGAATATCAGCTGTTGCTATACCATTAATAATATTACTTATTCCTCTTTACGCATATTTTAAAAAAATAAAGGTCTACGAGGTATTTGTGGACGGGGCTAAAGAAGGTTTCAATGTTGCTGTAAGGATAATGCCGTTTCTGGTGGCGATATTGGTATCGGTAGGAATATTCAGAGCTTCGGGAGCTTTGAGCTACCTGACTGTTTTGCTGGGTCCGATAACAAACTTAATAGGGATGCCCCCGGAGACCATACCAATGGCATTTATGATGCCGCTTTCAGGAAGCGGAGCAATCGGAGTTATGAGCGATCTGCTTAATACTTACGGACCGGATTCTTTTATCGGACTCGTGACTTCAAGTATGATGGGTTCCACAGAAACAACGTTTTATATCCTCGCTGTTTATTTAGGTTCTGTTGGTATAAAAAACGGAAGACACGCGCTTCCCGCTGCGCTTGGCGGAAATGTCGCCGGAATTCTGGCTGCCGTTTTCATAAGTAATATTGTGTTTAGATAA
- a CDS encoding NUDIX hydrolase yields MINKFKYCPYCGHDEIELSQIDGRKREKCPNCGRVFYKNPVPSVVGISFNDKKEILLVKRGVEPDIGSWCLPGGFIEMGETSEQAVKRELLEETGVNVNPGEIITVDTTIGGFYGDVVVIAYKIEIRKGQDFIPGDDALEVQYYPKEKLPKLTFRSHEQIIDTAYTMLENS; encoded by the coding sequence ATGATAAATAAATTTAAATATTGTCCCTACTGCGGGCATGACGAAATCGAACTGAGTCAAATAGACGGGCGGAAAAGAGAAAAATGTCCAAATTGCGGTAGAGTGTTTTATAAGAACCCTGTTCCATCCGTAGTCGGTATTTCATTCAACGATAAAAAGGAAATTCTTCTTGTAAAGCGGGGAGTGGAACCCGATATTGGTTCATGGTGTCTACCGGGGGGATTCATTGAAATGGGTGAGACCTCGGAGCAGGCTGTTAAAAGAGAGCTGCTTGAGGAGACCGGAGTAAACGTCAACCCCGGAGAAATTATTACGGTAGATACTACAATAGGTGGATTTTACGGGGATGTTGTAGTAATCGCTTATAAGATAGAAATTCGGAAAGGACAGGATTTTATACCGGGTGACGATGCTCTTGAAGTACAGTATTATCCGAAAGAAAAATTACCGAAGCTAACATTCAGAAGCCATGAGCAGATTATTGACACGGCTTATACGATGTTAGAGAATAGTTAA
- a CDS encoding DUF302 domain-containing protein, with product MEYYMTKTVDMSYDDAIEKVSEELKKVGFGILTTIDVKSTLKNKLDVDFQKYMILGACNPSLAHSALQAEIEIGLLLPCNVIVYEEDDKTVVSFLNPEIMVNVAEDSEALTEVSSKAKELLTEVYNNI from the coding sequence ATGGAGTACTATATGACAAAAACTGTGGATATGTCATACGATGATGCAATTGAAAAAGTCAGTGAAGAGCTGAAAAAAGTGGGATTCGGAATTCTCACAACCATAGACGTAAAAAGTACCTTGAAAAATAAATTAGATGTGGATTTTCAGAAATATATGATATTGGGCGCATGTAATCCAAGTCTTGCGCATAGCGCACTTCAAGCGGAGATTGAAATAGGTCTTTTGCTTCCGTGTAATGTGATAGTTTATGAGGAAGATGACAAGACCGTAGTATCGTTTCTTAATCCGGAAATAATGGTAAATGTGGCAGAGGATTCGGAGGCATTGACTGAAGTATCTTCAAAAGCGAAGGAACTTCTGACAGAAGTGTACAATAACATTTAG
- a CDS encoding S8 family peptidase, whose protein sequence is MNGSRLGVLFIWCLLFLYFNDFSYGQKSSSFAYVQKELGRAKNLSDSNVSLNKYVSNNKESITVWLFFTDKGIRDNRTLNEKLRDYEFNRNSLSLSKRKKPNRTFDFTDLPVEPSYLKEISTHISKIRQVSRWFNAVSVELPIANLERLNQLQFISRIQPLQRLSHSIQKINLEREIHFRKNSSSVMLDYGISFDQLNQINVVEAHNAGYTGKNIIIAMFDSGFLLSHNAFSHIFDSGRLIVQKDFVGGDNNVQDEGSENDHWHGTSTWSAVGGFQEGTLIGAAYGASFILAKTENIASETKMEEDNWIAAAEWVEQLGADVISSSLAYLDFDGTDDDYSVSDLDGNTGLITIAADLAVSKGIIVVTAMANEGPKATSLWMPADGDDVIAVGAVTSSGFPAPFSSRGPTADGRIKPDVVARGVLVSSASSSNDSSFGVSNGTSLSTPLAAGAAALVIEANPCWSPADVKNALKSTADNSGFPNNEIGWGLIDVLAAINFSGLTRCDSTFGTIISVQNVFPNPSYSGISTLRFAIPDNPEFRNGVDFRLLIYNILGQKIATVNEGILLPRFTPYTESWLHKTDSGHKVASGIYFMKLILNSRTFSKKFVVLK, encoded by the coding sequence TTGAATGGATCCCGCCTTGGTGTCCTTTTCATTTGGTGCCTCCTGTTTCTCTATTTCAATGATTTTTCTTACGGCCAAAAAAGCTCATCGTTCGCTTATGTACAAAAAGAACTCGGTCGTGCTAAAAATTTGTCTGATTCAAACGTTTCTCTAAATAAGTATGTTTCGAATAATAAGGAATCAATCACCGTTTGGTTGTTTTTCACCGATAAGGGAATCAGAGATAACAGAACCCTAAACGAAAAGCTTCGTGATTACGAATTTAACAGAAACAGTTTGAGCCTTTCTAAACGAAAAAAACCGAACAGAACATTTGATTTCACTGATTTACCCGTTGAACCTTCGTATTTGAAAGAAATATCGACTCATATTTCTAAAATCAGGCAGGTGAGCAGATGGTTTAATGCGGTAAGCGTGGAGCTGCCGATAGCAAACCTTGAAAGATTAAATCAGCTCCAATTTATATCCCGCATTCAGCCTCTTCAGCGGTTAAGCCATTCTATTCAAAAAATTAATCTCGAACGTGAAATTCATTTCAGGAAGAATTCCTCATCCGTGATGTTGGATTACGGAATTTCGTTCGACCAGCTTAATCAGATAAATGTTGTTGAAGCCCACAATGCGGGTTATACGGGCAAAAATATTATTATTGCGATGTTTGACAGTGGATTCCTGCTCTCTCATAATGCTTTTAGCCACATTTTTGATTCCGGCAGGCTCATTGTCCAAAAAGATTTTGTGGGCGGAGATAACAATGTACAGGATGAGGGCTCGGAAAACGATCATTGGCACGGTACAAGCACATGGTCGGCCGTAGGCGGTTTTCAGGAGGGTACTCTTATAGGAGCTGCATACGGCGCAAGTTTCATCCTTGCGAAAACCGAAAATATCGCCTCTGAAACAAAAATGGAGGAGGACAATTGGATAGCCGCCGCTGAGTGGGTAGAACAACTCGGCGCTGACGTAATCAGCTCATCTTTGGCTTACCTGGATTTCGACGGAACAGACGATGATTATTCAGTTTCTGACCTTGACGGAAATACCGGCTTGATTACAATTGCTGCTGATTTAGCCGTTTCGAAAGGAATTATAGTCGTTACGGCAATGGCAAATGAGGGTCCGAAAGCCACTTCTCTTTGGATGCCTGCCGATGGTGATGATGTTATAGCCGTTGGAGCGGTTACCTCCTCCGGTTTTCCTGCACCCTTTAGCTCGCGTGGACCGACCGCTGATGGAAGGATCAAACCTGATGTTGTCGCAAGAGGAGTTTTAGTTTCATCGGCTTCAAGCTCAAACGATTCGAGTTTCGGAGTTTCTAACGGTACTTCTCTTTCCACGCCTTTAGCAGCAGGCGCTGCTGCGCTGGTCATTGAAGCCAATCCTTGTTGGTCGCCTGCGGATGTAAAAAACGCTCTGAAGAGCACTGCCGACAACTCCGGATTCCCGAATAACGAAATCGGTTGGGGACTTATTGATGTTTTGGCGGCAATTAACTTCAGCGGATTAACGAGATGTGATTCTACATTTGGAACAATTATTTCGGTTCAAAATGTATTCCCGAATCCATCGTATTCCGGTATATCAACACTGCGGTTTGCAATCCCCGACAATCCCGAATTTCGCAACGGAGTGGATTTTCGTCTTCTAATATATAACATCTTGGGCCAAAAAATAGCCACCGTAAACGAGGGAATATTGCTTCCAAGATTTACACCCTATACGGAATCCTGGCTCCATAAAACCGATTCAGGACATAAGGTTGCCTCAGGAATATATTTTATGAAATTAATATTAAATAGCAGGACTTTTTCGAAAAAATTTGTTGTGCTTAAATAA
- a CDS encoding tryptophanase, with protein sequence MKYPAEPFRIKVVEPIKHTSLEERKKLIKEVGYNVFYLPADSIYIDLLTDSGTSAMSDKQWAGLMIGDESYAGSKNFFHFEKVVQELTGFSYVIPTHQGRMAENLLFSSVVKEGDFIPNNSHFDTTRANVEKNKGIAVDLVISEAKEPSNLHPFKGNIDLDKLEDLLKEHGKDKIPLGMLTVTNNSGGGQPVSMKNIKETSELLHKYDIPFFLDACRFAENSYFIKIREEGFADRPIREIAQETFSYADGCTMSAKKDGLVNIGGFVALNSKEIKEQITNLLILVEGFPTYGGLAGRDLEAMAIGLEEVTDEDYLSFRINQVKNLGEMLTDKGIPIVLPPGGHAIYIDALGFLPHIPRDQFPAQALTAALYMEAGVRSVEIGSLMFAHPDSETGETIYPDLELVRLAIPRRVYTNMQMNYVAESLISLFKNRDKIKGLKITYEAPVLRHFTARLEEVQD encoded by the coding sequence ATGAAATATCCCGCCGAACCGTTCAGAATTAAAGTTGTGGAGCCGATTAAGCACACATCTCTTGAAGAACGAAAAAAACTAATCAAAGAAGTAGGATATAACGTTTTTTATCTTCCGGCGGATAGTATTTATATTGATCTGTTGACAGACAGCGGGACAAGCGCTATGTCCGACAAGCAGTGGGCGGGATTAATGATAGGAGATGAATCCTACGCAGGCAGTAAGAATTTCTTTCATTTTGAGAAAGTTGTTCAGGAGTTAACAGGATTCAGTTATGTAATTCCTACTCATCAAGGTCGAATGGCGGAGAATTTACTTTTTTCTTCAGTAGTGAAGGAAGGAGATTTTATTCCGAACAACAGTCACTTTGACACCACAAGAGCAAACGTTGAAAAGAACAAAGGAATCGCTGTGGATTTGGTTATCAGCGAAGCGAAAGAACCGTCTAATTTGCATCCCTTTAAAGGGAATATCGACCTTGATAAATTGGAGGACCTATTAAAGGAACACGGTAAGGATAAGATTCCCCTTGGAATGCTTACGGTAACAAATAACTCCGGCGGGGGGCAGCCTGTAAGTATGAAAAATATAAAGGAAACTTCCGAATTGCTCCACAAATATGATATTCCGTTTTTTCTCGACGCTTGTCGGTTCGCAGAAAACTCTTATTTCATTAAAATAAGAGAAGAAGGATTTGCCGACCGTCCTATTCGCGAAATCGCCCAAGAGACCTTTTCATACGCCGACGGATGCACTATGAGCGCTAAAAAAGACGGGCTGGTGAACATCGGCGGATTTGTAGCGTTAAACTCAAAAGAAATAAAGGAGCAAATAACAAATCTTCTCATACTCGTTGAGGGATTTCCCACATACGGAGGACTTGCCGGAAGAGATTTGGAGGCGATGGCGATAGGATTGGAAGAAGTTACAGACGAAGATTATCTTTCTTTTAGAATTAATCAGGTGAAAAATCTTGGTGAAATGTTGACCGATAAGGGAATTCCCATTGTCCTGCCGCCGGGGGGACACGCAATTTATATAGACGCTCTCGGTTTCCTGCCGCACATTCCTCGGGACCAATTCCCCGCTCAAGCTTTGACTGCTGCCCTTTATATGGAGGCGGGCGTGAGATCCGTGGAAATCGGGAGTCTTATGTTTGCTCATCCGGACTCGGAAACCGGCGAAACGATTTATCCCGATCTTGAACTCGTACGACTTGCGATTCCGAGGAGAGTTTATACTAATATGCAAATGAACTATGTTGCCGAGTCTTTGATAAGTTTATTCAAGAATCGAGATAAAATAAAAGGCTTGAAAATTACTTATGAAGCTCCGGTATTGAGACATTTCACCGCCCGGCTCGAGGAAGTCCAAGATTGA
- the mdh gene encoding malate dehydrogenase, with product MKITVVGAGHVGEMAAIRLAEKGLARQVVLVDIVEGIPQGKGLDMFESSPIEGFDCEIIGTNGYDETKGSDIVIITAGIPRKPGMSRDDLLKTNSDIMKSVTTEIAQKSPDSIILVVSNPLDIMAYVALKISGFDPTRVIGMAGILDTARYRSFIAMELGVSVKDVQAMVLGGHGDSMVPLPRYTTISGIPLSFFLSEDKIEPILERTRFGGGEIVKFLKTGSAYYAPSSAVVEMVDSIVNDRKRILPCATWLTGQYGIDSAYVGVPVKLGEKGIEEILEIDLEENELAALQESAQHVKDTMTQLEF from the coding sequence ATGAAAATCACAGTTGTTGGCGCGGGACATGTAGGAGAGATGGCTGCAATAAGATTGGCGGAAAAAGGTTTAGCGCGACAAGTCGTACTTGTAGATATCGTTGAAGGTATCCCGCAGGGTAAGGGATTGGATATGTTCGAATCATCTCCTATCGAGGGATTCGATTGTGAGATAATCGGAACAAACGGATATGATGAGACTAAAGGGTCGGATATTGTTATCATAACCGCCGGAATTCCGCGCAAGCCTGGAATGAGCCGGGATGATCTTCTCAAAACCAATTCGGATATTATGAAATCCGTCACCACCGAAATTGCTCAAAAATCTCCTGATTCAATTATCCTCGTAGTTAGCAACCCCTTAGACATAATGGCATATGTCGCCTTGAAAATTTCAGGATTTGATCCCACCCGGGTTATAGGAATGGCAGGTATTCTCGATACAGCCCGGTATCGTTCATTTATTGCAATGGAATTGGGCGTTTCTGTAAAAGACGTGCAGGCAATGGTACTTGGCGGGCATGGTGATTCGATGGTGCCTCTCCCCCGCTACACGACTATCAGCGGTATTCCGCTAAGCTTCTTTTTAAGCGAGGATAAGATTGAGCCTATTTTGGAACGTACACGATTCGGTGGCGGAGAAATAGTAAAATTTCTTAAGACGGGTTCAGCATACTATGCGCCCTCATCCGCCGTTGTGGAAATGGTGGATTCCATCGTTAACGACAGAAAGAGAATACTCCCGTGCGCAACGTGGCTTACCGGCCAATATGGTATCGACAGTGCTTATGTGGGCGTTCCCGTAAAACTCGGCGAGAAAGGTATCGAAGAAATACTTGAGATTGATTTAGAAGAAAATGAACTTGCTGCATTACAGGAATCTGCTCAGCATGTGAAAGATACCATGACGCAACTTGAATTCTAA
- the rpmA gene encoding 50S ribosomal protein L27: protein MAHKKGVGSSKNGRDSNAQRLGVKVYGGQKITAGSIILKQRGTKFAAGNNVKRANDDSLFALIDGFVKYETKRNNKKHVSVYES from the coding sequence ATGGCACATAAAAAAGGTGTAGGCAGTTCAAAAAACGGTCGGGATAGCAATGCTCAAAGGCTGGGGGTTAAAGTTTACGGCGGTCAAAAAATCACGGCCGGCAGCATCATATTAAAACAACGAGGCACTAAATTTGCCGCGGGGAATAATGTTAAAAGAGCAAACGATGACTCTCTGTTTGCGCTTATTGATGGATTCGTCAAATACGAAACCAAGAGAAACAACAAAAAACACGTTAGCGTTTACGAATCTTAA
- the rplU gene encoding 50S ribosomal protein L21 has translation MYAVVVIKGFQHKVVVGDEIAVQKVEGNPGSKIDFDEVLMLGNGDKSVVGTPSVSKAKVSATILKQGKDKKITMLKKKRRKGYKVKRGHRQELTWIRIDDISNGSGAKSKAKTESKVEQE, from the coding sequence ATGTATGCAGTTGTAGTTATAAAAGGTTTTCAACATAAAGTCGTCGTTGGCGATGAGATAGCAGTGCAAAAAGTTGAAGGTAATCCGGGCAGCAAAATAGATTTCGATGAAGTTTTGATGCTCGGCAACGGAGATAAATCTGTTGTCGGTACTCCTTCTGTTTCAAAGGCTAAAGTAAGCGCCACAATTTTAAAGCAGGGTAAAGACAAGAAAATTACCATGCTGAAAAAGAAACGTAGAAAAGGCTATAAAGTCAAAAGGGGTCATAGGCAAGAATTGACTTGGATTAGGATTGACGATATTTCAAATGGCTCTGGCGCTAAATCCAAAGCCAAGACCGAATCTAAAGTTGAACAGGAATAG
- a CDS encoding Rne/Rng family ribonuclease: MALTEENKKKSFKRGRSAQQYKPKKHVKREIIINESRNETRIAITENDVLAEILLERPENTRMVGDIYKGKVARVNPGMRAAFIDIGFDHDGFLHFSDINDSVHDFMDIFESDYDKEKEPNKRGKKVRGEWMPKPGQEIIVQITKEPIYDKGPRVTTHISLAGRFIVLVPNDRQIGISRKISNFKEKRRLQKIAKELRPDDFGLILRTAAMDKSHDAIENDFKNLMNQWKEVEKEIKKHEPPFLVFKDLEMAFSVIRDLLTADVERVVVDSRKLYRKIGSYLKNVSPQLLEKLEFYNEHIPIFDKYNIEKELDKTQHRKVWLKSGGYILIDHTEALVTVDINSGRYQGKKGHEQNSFKINMESVPEIARQLRLRDIGGLIVIDFIDMEDQKNRKAIYHLMRKEMVRDRARNKIYELSELGLMQMTRQRIGPGLLYRVSDVCPVCNGLGRVISKDTLINKIERWIKRMKSVKMERRLIFYLHPEVAFHFSEDSKESIRRLMWKYWVKIEVREDSELSMNDFKIFSKKSGEDITEKYMS; this comes from the coding sequence ATGGCTTTAACAGAAGAAAATAAGAAGAAATCGTTTAAACGTGGGCGCTCCGCGCAGCAGTATAAACCTAAAAAACACGTTAAAAGAGAAATAATAATTAACGAATCTCGAAATGAGACTCGCATAGCAATAACAGAAAATGACGTTCTCGCGGAAATATTACTCGAACGCCCGGAAAACACGCGAATGGTGGGCGATATCTACAAAGGGAAAGTCGCCCGGGTAAATCCCGGAATGCGCGCGGCATTTATCGATATCGGCTTTGATCACGACGGATTTCTACATTTTTCGGACATTAATGATTCTGTGCACGATTTTATGGACATTTTTGAATCCGACTATGATAAAGAGAAGGAACCCAATAAGAGAGGGAAGAAAGTCCGCGGTGAATGGATGCCGAAACCGGGACAGGAGATAATTGTCCAAATCACCAAAGAACCCATTTACGATAAAGGCCCAAGGGTCACAACGCATATTTCCCTCGCAGGACGATTCATCGTTCTTGTGCCTAACGACAGGCAGATAGGTATCTCCCGAAAGATCTCGAATTTTAAGGAAAAGAGAAGGCTTCAGAAAATAGCAAAAGAACTCCGTCCCGATGATTTTGGATTAATATTACGCACTGCCGCAATGGACAAGTCACATGACGCCATTGAAAATGATTTTAAAAATCTAATGAACCAATGGAAAGAAGTGGAGAAGGAAATTAAAAAACACGAACCTCCATTTCTTGTATTCAAAGATTTAGAAATGGCATTCAGCGTCATCAGGGACCTTCTAACTGCTGACGTGGAAAGAGTGGTGGTAGATTCCAGAAAATTATATCGCAAGATAGGTTCCTACCTCAAAAATGTGTCACCGCAACTTTTGGAAAAGCTTGAATTTTACAACGAGCACATTCCGATATTTGACAAATATAACATCGAAAAAGAATTAGATAAGACTCAACACCGCAAAGTTTGGCTTAAGAGCGGAGGCTATATTTTAATCGATCATACTGAAGCGTTGGTTACCGTGGATATCAACTCAGGACGCTATCAGGGAAAGAAAGGACATGAACAGAATTCTTTTAAAATAAATATGGAATCCGTGCCCGAAATTGCAAGACAACTTCGTCTTCGAGATATTGGCGGCTTGATAGTAATCGACTTCATTGATATGGAAGATCAAAAAAACAGAAAAGCTATATACCATTTAATGCGCAAGGAAATGGTAAGAGACAGAGCTCGCAACAAGATATATGAACTATCAGAACTCGGCTTGATGCAGATGACGCGTCAGCGGATAGGTCCGGGGCTTCTTTACAGAGTCAGTGATGTTTGTCCTGTTTGTAACGGGCTGGGTAGAGTCATTTCCAAAGACACTCTTATAAACAAGATTGAACGTTGGATAAAAAGAATGAAATCGGTGAAAATGGAAAGAAGGCTTATATTCTATCTGCATCCCGAGGTTGCTTTTCATTTTTCCGAAGACAGCAAGGAATCAATTCGACGGCTTATGTGGAAATACTGGGTAAAAATTGAGGTGCGGGAGGACTCTGAATTGAGCATGAACGATTTCAAAATATTTTCTAAAAAATCAGGCGAAGATATAACAGAAAAATATATGTCTTGA